The sequence TGTATCCTAAGGATAAACTGGAAGGACGGTTACTTAATGAAACACCTTTTCATCCCTCATTGAATACTTTATATATGTTTTGTTTCCCTGTTAGATAATCCTGTTATCAGTTAGTAGCTAGTTGTGGTTTGATTCTAGTTATTCACAATAAATGGCCCCCAAAGAAGAAGCGAAGTGCGTGCGAAAGCTGTTATGAAGAATTCTAGATTACTACATACATCAGTGGCTGCACAGAGTGATACCGAGGACAGAAAAATCCTCCTGTCCTGCAACTTTTATCACCTCTTAAATGATCATATCATCAACTGTAATTTACAATTTACCCCAGGAACTTGCAACAGGATGATAAAGCTGTGATGGAAATTTAaaggataataataaaatgaactgCAACAGTTGATATGGAGGTTATTAAAAAGCCAAAGAAAAGACCTACAGTTAGCTATAGTCCTGTGCTTTCAGTCTTCTGTTTCAAGGGGCTGAAATGTGTGAGGTCCAGTCATATCCATGCCAGGAAAATCATCAGTGAAATCGTTCTTCTTAACTTAACAACAAACCTGCAAAGCTAACCATAACAGAATAACATTGGTCGGAAACAGTTTTGGTCCCAGTTTGTCCCTATTCGCTTTCCATACATACAATGGGCTTATTAGAACAAAGCTTGGgcaaattaaaaacattgtttGAAACTGTGAGCTGGAATGAAGAAGAAAGTGTGATGAATGTTTGGTTTTAAATCAAAGTCTTGTTCGTATTTTGAACAGCTTTTGATTCATTGCTCGCCACATGTCCATTGAACCAGagctctgtatttattttgtaatgacTTAGCGGCTCATGCTCAAAGACTTTAAGTGGGTCCCTGTAGATATTGAAGGACAAATCAGAATGTACACTTGCCTTAAATTACCACTGTATTAACAtgtctttcctctctttgttttccctcATCATGAACTGTTTATAGTCGTTTGAAAGGAGAATGGCCTTGTTCTGATTCATTTGAGTACTTGTTCTTTTCTGTCGACACATTCCCAGTGGCCTTTCTTGTACCATTATTGATATGAGAGTTATTGgattatataaatacagtagatAGTACATATATTAGGCTGTCCACTGATTCATTATGTACAATAAAGTCCTATAATAaatcctgctgctcctctgttaTTATGGCTTGTAAACTGCACTATGGCGTTGTTGCTTAAAGTATGAAGGCTGAAGAACTATTACTTGGCTTCACCGGCTGCTGTTGATTCCAGTTTTAACATTGCATCTGGAAATATTTGTGAAACAGCTTCTGATATATAACCAACCTGTCATTGAACATGGGTGTAAGTAAATTAAGTCATTAACAGGAGTGAGAAGTGTCCAGTAAACTGTGCAGTGTGTTCATGGCTCAGTGTGACCCCTAGTGGACAGAAACTGTGTAGAGTAAAGTTGTGACAGAAGGCTCTTTGCTGATGTGTAACAGTATTTGACCAGTTTTACACACTCAAAAACAATCGTATCCATATAAAACACTCactgttattatttattctcactaaattaaaggtgaccaacatgtttttttgacaTCTTAATCTGATTTTAGTCCAAGGAAACCACTCTGGATTGGTGTATGGTTTAAgtatgtgtgtatctgtatgTGAAGCACACCAATGCAGAACTTACATACTgattaaaatacacacacacacacacacacacacacgaccagTGCAACtagtacaaagaaaaaaaatggatgctgtttttttatgttttgtgttttcttatgtttttatggtctaggtctttaaagCAACGGTAATATGTAGTTTTTGTTCGATAGTTCAGTATGTGAAGGAATTTGTCTCCAAAAAATATTCGATTAAGAGTTAATCACAAGAAACAGCTCATGTGCAGGCCACCGACTCAATCTAGTTGGTTGTATTAGATTGACAAATGAGATCTGAGCTCTTAAGGTGAACAGTAGTACCTCAATATACAAAAACTGTTTCATATCAGTGTCCTGTGACTGCTGTCAATTGCAACCATCTCTGTTGTGCTTATTAATTTCCAAGGAAAACCAATGTACTTGTTGAGTTGaatttagtttagttatttatttttcatgtaaccTGCACTTCTGTTGTAAGCAGAAGGTTAAGgcaaatacaacttttttttttcgcaatataaataatttaatttgcTTTAGGATGTCACATGTTACAGAAAAATCCTCAGATCGGCATCAGCTTCAAACACCAGGATCATTTAGTTGGAAAGTTATTTTCAGTTTGTCTATGTAAACCgtatgtctttatttaattcaatgAGTAAATTAATGATAATAGTAGTTGAAATAAGGACCTGTTGGGCTGACCGCTTTGGTTAAAGCAAGTTACTTTTAGTTTGGATCTCTGCTGCAGTAAACTGAAGCCTTCTGTCCAAACAGGTACAGACTGTGAGTgtggaaacaaaaaacacaaaggacCATAAAACCATCCACAGTGAAGAGTAGCCCACCACCACAGCGTTGTGGGGGTTGTGGTAAAGAGCTACAGTAGAAATGTGGTTAAGTATTCTCTGACTGCTCGTCCATGACATTAGAAAGTAGCAGCAGGTTATGGTCACAGCATTCCTGGGTTTAATAAATGTGTCAGCTAACAGCAAAGTGTCTTGTTAAAGTTAACGATTCAACACCTTGTTAAACATGACAAATAGTGGCTGGGCAGCAGGGTAGGGAAAGCTGTCAGTAATGATCTGTTTTTCACTAGAAGAACACATTGTCCTATAAGTGTGTCACCAAACAAGGAAATGGAAAAAGCAGCAAcaggaaaaacaaattaaaatcatcaaTTTATTTTCTCCCTGTAGGGATCAGGACAAACATTTACAAGAAATGTAACAGGGacaatactgggaggaggattTCAACTCTCCTTTGTACAAGAGAACAGATTTTTAACCTGTACTTCTCTGTGGTTCACTGACTACTCCAGAGGCACTCTAACACAACGCAATGCAGCAACCTGTTGACCAAGATTCATGGAAATAATACTAACAGCAGACTGAAACAAAAGAACCATCTGCTCAGAACACCCATGAACTGATGATGAATGTGCTTTTCAGCACATCAGGAGgaccaaacacagcacagagagagagagtacaaAACTAGAAAATGAATGCAAAGTAGGGACAGAAATTAACACATAAATAGATGACAGTTCTCATCATCTTTCCACTGCACATCAGAGACTCATACATCTCCAGTTTGAACAGATGACTAATGATTGAAAGTCATCTTATTGGCAAAAACACATGTTGACTTGCACTGGATGAATCTTCAGGATGTTTAATCCTCTGATATCCTGACTTTTACTGGGCTCAAGTGCAATAATCAGTCCTGACTCTGGCATTATTGTAACTATATGGCTTACAAGGTAAACAGGTCCGTATAAACTAGAAAGGTACATAGACATCTTTCATTAATCAAAAGTATGGTACAGCAATATATTGGCAAAAAACTAAAGAGCTAAGTAACTTTATGTAAACAATGGTATACCACTGTACAGCTTATCCTAACATGGTATTTACAGGTCAAGTTCTTTTAGGAGCTAGTTCCCATGTACAGAGGGTcaaatgttaaagaaaacacacaaggtgAAGACGTACGTTGTACGCTAGGCAATCTCAACCATCCCACCTACTTGCAAAGAACTGGATTCAAACCCAACAAACAGCATTGAAATGTACAGCCTTGTTGAAGTTCCCAAtgccttcctcctcctgtcacatgtggagttaaaaattaTACATAAGGCAAGGATTAGTTAAGGAAGGTGGAGGCATCACATTCTTTGCAAGGGATTACTGATAGAACAGATGGGATACAGGTTGATGGTTCTTTGGGGTAAATGCACTTTTTTCGAgtttgtcacatgtaacaaaaaaaaacccacatctgAGTGCAACAAAGGGGAAATGTTGAGTTCTGTCGGGAAAATGTGCAAAATCTGCTCTAAAGCAAAGTGACACTGTTGCAAACTTTAATGTACAAGGTACTGGGAGatgaaaggggagggggggggtcgTCAAAACAGACACCAGTGCAGACCCTTGTTCCAACATACTTTATATACAAGGCACTAAGGAGAAGATTCAAGGGCCACACATCCAGTCTGTAACAGGCTCCTCAGTCTGGTCTGAATATAGGATATTTGGGTAAGAATTCTATAAGAATTACCTGCAGAGAGGACAACAGAGAGGGAATTATTAATGAGAGGAAGTACAATAAGCAGATTACAAATTTAACAGATAAGAAATGAGTTAAAAAATGAGTCTAAATTACACTGATGACTTCAGAATTAACATTGTCAGGATTTAAAACTTGCCTTAACTTAACAAAATATTCACATGATGTTGTTAGCAAACAAAACCGCGTTGAAACACTGCGGCAAATTACTTGTaacatttgtagtttttttcaGAACTTTGTAAAAActgtattcaaaataaatttgcAACAGAAAGCCAAATAgagtatatattttaaataaaatgtttccaaTGAATGAATCTAAAAAGTTCCAAAAAACAATGTAACAATGTTTGTAAAATTTGATACAATGTCAGTTCTTCATTACTTGAAGAACTGACATTGTATCAAATTTTACAAACTGTCCAatctttcaacaaaatatcagctCAGTGACTGCAACATTACCGAACGCTTTAATGGTTGTGTTTCAACCCTTTTTCCAGAAACATATTTCTGGGTAATAGAAGGAGTAAGATATATATGACATTTTTAGCAGATAGACTTGGTCAAAGTAATAGTATAAACTGTGACAGAAAGACTAATATTCAAGTGAAGCTTTTTGAACCAACTTGATttcaaacaataaatacaattttcattttttcttctgaGGAAATCTTCTTCGGCAAATACTTTGATTATTCAATAATTGTTCAGCCTAATATATCCTGACTCTACTTCTCTGATGTTAGGATTTATTGCCTTACTTGTCTGACATGATAGTAAACTAAACATATTTGTGTCTTCTGACTGTTGGTCAGAAGACACAACAGTCAAGAGGTTGCACTGAGCTCTTTACAAAGAGCATTTCTCACTACTCTCCAATAACTAGCAGAGTGCACGGCTAGCTGACTAATCAAGAAAAGAATCTGCTGATCGATCGCTGATAAGAATAgactgtgtgtatgtctgtgtgtagatatatatatatagtatatgtatgtatgtgaggGCATACTTACATATTCCATCATGTTACtgctttcacattttcttttactgagTTTCCAGTGCAGCCCCAGCTGATGAgaagaaaagacacaaacacaatgaatgaacatctctctcactcttcgacagacacaaagacacacacacacacacacgtgcgcacgcacgcacacacacacacacacacacacacacacacacacacacacacacacacacacacacacacacacacacacacacacacacacacacacacacacacacacacaaagacacaaacaaacaaaagaaaatctgtCTGAAATCTCCCCTTCAGTGTCAGGGGAATTTGGGTGCAGGGCTGTCTGGTCTCGCTGGGGTCAAACTGTGGCCAGACACCCTGAAGAGCTTCCTTTATGCCTTTGCACAGCTACTAGCAGTAATTTGTTGCtgtgagacaaaacaaaattaacacaGCATTTTACTACTGACCTCACGGTCTTCCAAGTCCCTCTGCACAAGATCTGACTCAGCTGACTCAGACCCCATGCACCAGGTCTGACTCAGTTTTGAGGGACTTGTGTGAAGGGCTAAGACTTTAGAAAACAGATAAGTGGTCATGATCCATCATGGTCATCCTGAACCCTCactgacataaataaatacacacctCCACACAGGTGCTAATTTGTTGTCTTTCTTACCTTGTGGTATAGTCGGTTATTCTCCCACTCTAACAACTTGTGAATAGACCGTCTCGTCTGTTGGGGTAGAAGACAAATCATTATTGTTAAAGCAAGCACCAAAAAAACTCACTGCCCAGTTTAACACTTTAACAGGTATCAGTAAACAGCCCCCGTGTTAGGATTTATGGACTGAACTACCAATTTACCAGCTAGTGATTTCCACTTTGTTGCCATTAATTCTGAGTGGTAACCCCACCTTTAAATGACGCACCCTTGAGCTGAGCAGCAGAGGAGCTGAGCGGTGCAATGCGTCACTTCTACACAGAGCCACTAATTGAACACGAGTTGTTATTACCCTCTACTCTGTGAGCTATGCAGCTGAATTGCTATAACAGCCCCTGAGTAATCAGCAGCTGATGTGAGGGAGAGTTAAACTGTCCAACCTGTGTCGCAGGAGGTCTGGGACTTACTCTCTTGTTGAGGCAGATAACAGGCCAAAGACTGCAGCCTACTGTACAGCAACAACACAGGCAGCCGCAGAGAAGCCACTTCACATTCACTGGCAAGTTCTTCTTCAAACAGGCGTTCACCCTGCTGATGCTGGTTTTGAATTCCTCTGGCGCTACCtacaaaaaacatatatatatatcatatttaGCAAAATTGTCAGTTCCTTGAGTATGTTAGGAGTGGGGGAATAGATCAGAAAATTAAAGCAGAAACCAAATTGTGAAGAGTAAGAGGGGGAGAAACAATACAAGTGTTTCTAGGTGGTGCTGACTTGAAAAATTCCTAATTGCTGCAAAGAAAACCTTCTCACAAAGATCAAAGAGCTTTTGAAAACCAACAGGTAGATATTTGCAGATGTTGTccagagatgagatgagatctCTGAATACTCTGCCCCTGACTTGCTAACCAAGCTCTAGACTGTTCAAGGCAAGGAGGGACTCAAAGAAGAGATAAGCTCAGTGCCTGTGGCTGCGCCGGCCAAACAACTTGAATGGATGCTCATTCCTCTCTGAGTCTGTACGCCATAAAACAGGGGTCGTAATCTTTTATGACAGGATGCAAAGGTCTCTTTGCAAACAGCCAAAGACCTCAGAATAAAGCCCAGCAGGGCCTGATCTGCACCCTTCAATCATCATAATTGTGACCTCATCCATCACGTGTCACCCTGGGTCACAATACTGAAGGTACTTTTTATTGCCCTACACTTCCCTCGGCCTGCTCTTACCCCTACAgcctttttgtgtttctgcGTCCGACCCAGGAAGCTTTCCTTTCTTGTCTACGGCAGAGTCTCCATTACATTATTTTATCACCTGGAGCTGGACTCTCCAAAACACTGGGGTCCCCGCCAACTGAGCCCCATAGAGGGCTTACTCATTTACAGAGCTGGACAGCAGCACATTCAGGCTCTTTTCTCTGCACTGTGCTATGCTGGTTGAAATGCATCCCTGTTAGATCAAAACCACTTGGAGAGGTTTTTGTGAATGGGCTGGTGTGGGGAAGTCAGGGCTGTTAAAGgcccaaaaagaaacaaaaggatCACTGTGGCTTTAATTACTTAATTCTTCCCACTTGGAATTGAACAGAAAGCAAGACTGAAGTGCAAGAAACTAAAAAGCAACCGTACCTTTCCCGTGAGAACAGAAGGGAATTCTGTATCAAATCTGTTGCTCAGTCCAAacctgaagaaagagaagacaaaGAGTCAACATTGATATGACGATCAGAAAGCACCTCAAACATTGTGATATTACTACAAACATGATGAggcaatgaaaacaaaagcatactcagttaaaaatgcattattttAGGATATAAGACTTTGCATGCTTCTCCTTCAAGATACTTGATTAGTTtacatttctgacatttaatCACACAATTTAAGCTTCTCAAAAtatgatcaaataaaattacaaacaaaagaaaccTGGAAATATGATGGGAAAAGCTTTAACAATTACAATagcactttcattttttttaggtgactcatgcatgcatgttgcaCGACAACTTACAATAAATAAGTACtagtaaaaacatattttcttgAACGTGTTTTCTTGTATCTGATGCAGGCCAGTACATAACTAATGCACAATCATTCAGCTGAGCACTGTTTTGTCACAGATTTGATCTTTTATGATACATCTATAGCTCCTGCCAGGTGAAAATTGAACTTGCACATAGATGCGATGTTGTTCTGCTAATAGGTGCATCCCTAATGTGAACATATTCAATGTTTGTCTGCTGTGAGCTGTGATCATGTCTCTTTTGATAATATCATTTTTGATTGAGTTTGTCAGATTGCTGAAGAATTAACAAATGAGATTGTGTTAGAAAGTTGATAGCTGCTCTCTGATCTTGTCAAAGTCCAGTTGAAAGTTGTCTCAGTGAGTATGAGGCAGCTATCACTCAGCTGAATATTATAAAACAGAGATTAAAATGTTCAGATTTTCAAGATTGTAAAAGTGATCATGCTACTAACGAGTTTTATCATTTACTTTGTATATTTGAAGATCTCACAATGAAATATAGGTAAATATATTACTCTATTTTAACTGACAAGTTagctttgactttaaaaaatcacaTATTGTCTCAGAAAACGATATAACACTTTTTTGAAAATTATGCAGCCATATTTAGACTTTATCAGTACATCTCTCACACCAAGCACTTAATATTGTTGTTCGTATTGACACTGTACACCGaccaattttcttttttttggggggggggggggggggggggggggggtcttctGTTCTTCTATCCTTTATGCCTTACCCTATGTTATGCCCAATAAAATAgtccaaaaaaagaagaagttagcTTTGACTTGTGTGATGCTGAATAATTACTGGTTGGTTGATGATATTATTCTTTGGTATGTTTATTTGAGTTCAGATGTTTTAATACTCCTTAAGTCAAATTCTAATCCTGATGGGTTTTGAACTTTTGACAAACATCAAATACAAGCAATGAATACTTATCAAAAGTTGTCATCTCTGTTGTCATCTGCTTCACTACCGTGTCATTAAACACAGTGCAGAAAGAAAGTGGACAACACAACTCTTCATGAGCACAACCAGCTTTGTTCACCTAACTTTTTAAAAGGCAGGAGTATGAGGATGTGTACGCATGTGTGCACAGGGTACACATGTAAAAGAAACAACTATTTTGAATAAAAGTCACTGAACTACTAATTGACGTCACCTTAGAGTGTTTATTTGCTTAAAGCTAGACGTCTCACTGTTGTTACAATCATCCTACAatatacagtggtggacagtaacagactAAATtaacttgagtactgtacttaagtacatttttgagtatctgtactttacttgagtattatttttttggtaaacttattacttttactccacttcattcagaagacaattattgtactttttactccactacatttctatcaatgctctagttactcactactatagctttgaagtcagctcatgaatttccttctcttttctgaaatctgatccctaagacagtaaaatgtgtttgtgtagttctgtttgtctcagtggtttagtcgtacctgtatatcatgcgtctcaaaggttgaacgtggagcaaacacagagcaaatttcactcagatcaagcagttcatttagaggtggtaatgatgtctataattctccacctgagcacccatggtcatatcttcagcccgtgttagaggtttttaaaatgaggaatgatatatatcatttgaaatgttcaccttgtttcccactctgcccaaacatacaaaaattcactgtccaacctgagaaagatgtcgagctacataacatttgtttcattccagataaaCATTTCCAACTaagctgtctgtgcttggagtaacttagtttctgtttttattccatggtatagtttttagagatttcaagtaatggtttctagataaacagaatgtaactaaatgtactcctatgtattcttgactgccatcatgctttgtgaaaatacaatgttttgagatattttaagaagtactttgaatacttaagtatttttaaaagcaagcacttcagtactttaactcaagtaataatctgacagagcaactttcacttgtattggagtaatatttgacctggaggatctatactttgacttaagtaatgaagctgtgtactttgtccaccactgcttataCAGCATCAGCCTTAGTGCAAATCAAACTGTAGCTCAGGAGCTGTGACTCACATGTAAACAATGAAagaacagacattaaaacagtcctAGACAGTGATTTTGCTTTCGACATTGGGTTGATTTGACGGATTAATTTGTTACTTCTGTGTTAATGACAGTAAACTAATGTTGATGTATTAGTGTGCTCGGTTATTACAGCCCAAAGATTTCTGCCTTACAGTCCATCACATGCAAACTCGCCTTTCTCCAAATATCAGTTTCTAGCTTGCTTCATTTCTCGTCGCCATGGGCACAAACAACAGTTAAGGTTATACTGTATTATTGTTTGACTGTTCAGCTGTCTCCTCTGTCAGATCACAGGGAGAACTCTTAGTTGTTATGTTTAGCGTTAGCTAGCAGGCTAGCATCAGCTGAACAGGCTCCGGGGCGaagacaccaaaacaacaaaGCGACAGGCGGACAGACGGAGCGACAAACAAGGCTCTGCTTACACTGTGATGTGGCCGGCCCCTCGCATGACCACGGGTTCCGGACAGTATCTGGGCAAGTGTTCCTCGCTCACTACGCGCTCATCCTCTTCGTCTTCCAACTCATAAATGGTATCAAAGTCCGCCATGTTGGGTAGTAAGACGCTCATGACGTTTGCAACGGGGGTGCGCACGGACGGACGAGCGGGCGCGCCAGGCCAAACTGTGAGGAGCAAATCATCACCCCTGATTCTTCTGCACAGGGACCAGAGCTGAAATGTATCATTCAAGCTTTTATCTACCATACGGAGGACAGTAAAGCCACATGAaagtaacatttacatttataagaCATATTGCATTTTGAATATTGTTTGCTGTGGTTATCTACAGGGATAATAAACTTATCCTGACCAGACATGGGTCAAAGTCAGGAAAAAGTCCTCCCGACCAAAACCAGTCTAGCCACAAGACAATTAACATGTCACGTCCACTAATTATACATAAGCCTTTGAACCTGCCGCACTTCTTGTAACCTAAAACTGACTTTTGTGAGcgaaatgtatttatgtgttagATAATTTGGACATTTGGGCCTACATGAAGGCATATagcccaggggttcccaaaatgtggctcgggaccccctggggggtcacgagatacaaatggggggtcgtgagatgtcttccagaatgttgttttttttttgttaaagttaCCTAAAAATAGTACGTCTGACCCATTatagtacaaaaaatatatacaaaaatagtagctaaacatgaaataaaaccttgaaatgtaaaatgtaacaaGTTTTCTATACcgtttgttgccagatgactcctaagtttagggttagtgaacagttaattatcaaaagcattagtagcagtaggttaattcataacagcacaggaaacacagccacatgctcatataggtaggctagtTTTCTGctgaccagctaaatgaagccacattaaatcactttgagggacagtggtcacaagtctttggcaccaatattttgggtgtcgcaggctgaaaagtttgggaacccctgctatagCCCATCCTCTGACATTTCATGAAAGAATTTCCACCTGATGAAATACTGAAAATGGCCACAAGTTTGACCCGATTTACAACAGATTAGAGatggtttaaaaaatataagtCATGAGGCAATTTCTGAGACAACTGACCACAAACCAGTCCTTGTCTGATCATTTTGTGTTCAGGGTTTGTGAGTGAACCCTGTCCATTGTTAGCTCACCTGTTAAAAGTCCAAACGAAGATTCAGTGAGTTTATAGACCTATATCATTGCTTAAGCCAACTTTGGAAAGCTAGACAATGTTCAGTTTTTTCAACATAATAGGCTATATCAGTTGCGTATGAGCTGATAAAGATGAAGAACAGACCACATGTTCAAAAGCAGACAAATCTTGGACATCAAAGGCCTAATGCATAAAACACATTTAGGCTATACCCTGATCCAATGGCTTTCAAGCTTTACAAACATACATTTTGGGAAATAAATGAACGCCAGTGatactgcaaaaacaaacattttatttacatttaaagttaCCAACAAAAGACATTTGTACCCGTATCTTTAACAGCTGTGTACTGATTTTTAGGCCACCAAAGAGGTAAATTTGTGCAGAAAAAAGGGTGTCATTGATTTGTCAAGTCAAAGCAGTTTGTCAAGTGTGGCAGGATATACATACAATCCACTTAAAAACTTCATTAAAATG is a genomic window of Notolabrus celidotus isolate fNotCel1 chromosome 8, fNotCel1.pri, whole genome shotgun sequence containing:
- the chic1 gene encoding cysteine-rich hydrophobic domain-containing protein 1, whose product is MSVLLPNMADFDTIYELEDEEDERVVSEEHLPRYCPEPVVMRGAGHITVFGLSNRFDTEFPSVLTGKVAPEEFKTSISRVNACLKKNLPVNVKWLLCGCLCCCCTVGCSLWPVICLNKRTRRSIHKLLEWENNRLYHKLGLHWKLSKRKCESSNMMEYVILIEFLPKYPIFRPD